In Geitlerinema sp. PCC 9228, the genomic window CCCAGCGGCTTGTATGCAGACCAAACCATTCCCCCCTACGAAGCGATCGTTTCTTATCTGGTTCCCTTAGGCATTCCTTTGCTGCTGTTTCACGCCGATATTAGCCGCATCCTCAAAACCATTGGTCCCACCCTAATCGCCTTGGTGGCGGGTGCGGTCGCGACGGTGGTTGGAGTCGCGATCGCCGGGTTGCTGCTGGGGGAGGGGGGATGGCAAAAAGCAGCTGTTTTGGGCACTCTGTACGCCGGCAATGCTTTTTACCAAACCTCCCTCAGCCAAGCAATTCCCCTAGAAACCACGGACGAATTTTGGCAAGCCGGCAGTGCAGCTGTGCATCTAGTCCTTGCCCTTTATTTTTTGTTTCTATTTCTTTTACCGGGAATTCGCTGGTTTCAAGACCAACTGCCCAGCATTCATCCCGGTTTGGGAGGCGGCGGCGTTAGCAAGCTAGCTACCGGTGGATTGGTCCAGGGAAAACCCATTAGCCTGTTGGATATGAGTTTGGCCCTGGCGGTGGGGGCTATTTTCTGTGCGGCAGGTTATGCTATAGCAACGGCATTGGGATGGTCCCAGGGTGGCATTTTTATTGTTGCGC contains:
- a CDS encoding DUF819 family protein, with the protein product MVEALISPDQPFLLWAVLLSVAAFGLLTEQTPIGTKISAPGITMAIAFLLSNLLVIPSGLYADQTIPPYEAIVSYLVPLGIPLLLFHADISRILKTIGPTLIALVAGAVATVVGVAIAGLLLGEGGWQKAAVLGTLYAGNAFYQTSLSQAIPLETTDEFWQAGSAAVHLVLALYFLFLFLLPGIRWFQDQLPSIHPGLGGGGVSKLATGGLVQGKPISLLDMSLALAVGAIFCAAGYAIATALGWSQGGIFIVALLTVPLVTLFSSIFGSINGSEALGAMAMQLFFAVIGAKANIWAVTNGEAIWLVVAVFVLAVHFAGVWLASRVFRIGLNEMAIASNATLGGAATAAAMAGSRRWYGLVTPAIVCGTLAHAIAYGLGWTMGQFF